In Sphingomonas sp. PAMC26645, one DNA window encodes the following:
- a CDS encoding choline dehydrogenase encodes MQTYDYVIIGAGSAGCVLAARLTEDPDVTVLLLEAGGRNDGVLVRMPAGVGELIKSKNASNWGFSTEPEPHLDNRRLWWPRGKGLGGSSSINGMIYTRGHPQDYDEWRQMGLPGWSFDDVLPYFKRLEGHHRGECDLHGGGGPLTISGGESDSPFYDALVEAGRQAGYPVTEDFNGASQEGFGRYDLTVADGKRWSTAAAYLRPVLSRRNLTCVTGGRTTRIRIDKGRATGVDYVLDKGARAESVTAAREVLLCAGAVQSPHILQLSGIGDPDRLTAAGVAVVHALPGVGENLQDHLDVVMNWKSRGLRTGYAMTKGVGMIGVGLNYLLRGKGVGRQQFLEAGAFVSSREGLSRPDVQIHAVLAIMQDHGKTKAIEDGFTLHLCQLRPESRGRIGLRSADPFADPTIVANYLATAEDRRVMRACVGIGRDVARQAALDPYRAGELSPGEDVRTDDEIDAWVRRTAETIYHPVGTCKMGAADDVLAVVDVTLAVHGLQGLRVVDASVMPTLIGSNTNAPTIMIAEKAADMIRGRQLARAA; translated from the coding sequence ATGCAGACGTATGACTACGTAATTATCGGCGCGGGCTCGGCCGGCTGCGTGCTCGCCGCGCGACTGACGGAGGACCCCGACGTGACGGTGCTGCTGCTCGAGGCGGGCGGACGCAACGACGGCGTGCTGGTGCGAATGCCGGCGGGGGTCGGCGAACTCATTAAGAGCAAGAATGCGAGCAACTGGGGCTTCTCGACCGAGCCCGAGCCGCATCTCGACAACCGTCGCCTGTGGTGGCCGCGTGGCAAGGGGCTTGGCGGCAGCTCGTCGATCAACGGCATGATCTACACGCGAGGCCATCCGCAGGACTATGACGAGTGGCGGCAGATGGGTCTGCCGGGCTGGTCGTTCGACGACGTGCTGCCGTATTTCAAGCGGCTCGAGGGGCATCACCGCGGCGAGTGTGATCTGCACGGCGGCGGCGGGCCGCTGACGATCTCGGGCGGCGAGTCCGACAGCCCGTTCTACGACGCGCTGGTCGAGGCGGGACGGCAGGCGGGCTATCCCGTCACCGAGGATTTCAACGGCGCGAGCCAGGAGGGGTTCGGGCGCTACGACCTGACCGTCGCGGACGGGAAGCGCTGGAGCACCGCGGCGGCGTATCTGCGGCCGGTTCTGTCGCGCCGCAACCTGACCTGCGTGACCGGCGGACGGACCACGCGCATCCGGATCGACAAGGGGCGGGCGACCGGTGTCGACTATGTGCTCGACAAGGGCGCACGGGCGGAGTCGGTGACGGCGGCGCGCGAGGTGCTGTTATGCGCAGGGGCGGTGCAGTCGCCGCACATCCTTCAGTTGTCGGGGATCGGCGATCCGGACCGGCTGACCGCGGCAGGGGTGGCCGTCGTGCATGCGCTGCCGGGTGTGGGGGAGAACCTTCAGGATCATCTCGACGTGGTGATGAACTGGAAGTCGCGCGGACTGCGGACCGGCTATGCGATGACGAAGGGCGTCGGGATGATCGGCGTCGGGCTCAACTACCTGTTGCGCGGCAAGGGCGTGGGGCGGCAGCAGTTCCTCGAGGCGGGCGCGTTCGTGTCCTCGCGCGAGGGTCTTTCGCGGCCCGACGTGCAGATCCACGCGGTGCTCGCGATCATGCAGGATCACGGCAAGACCAAGGCCATCGAGGACGGCTTCACGCTGCACCTGTGCCAGTTGCGCCCTGAGAGCCGCGGACGGATCGGGCTGCGCTCGGCCGATCCGTTCGCCGACCCGACGATCGTCGCGAACTATCTCGCGACCGCGGAGGATCGCCGGGTGATGCGGGCTTGCGTCGGCATCGGTCGCGATGTCGCGCGACAGGCTGCACTCGATCCGTACCGGGCGGGGGAATTGTCGCCGGGCGAGGATGTCCGCACCGACGACGAGATCGACGCCTGGGTGCGGCGGACCGCCGAGACGATCTACCACCCCGTCGGGACGTGCAAGATGGGCGCCGCAGACGACGTACTGGCGGTGGTCGATGTGACCTTGGCTGTGCACGGGCTTCAGGGGTTGCGGGTGGTGGACGCCTCGGTGATGCCGACGCTGATCGGGTCCAACACCAATGCGCCGACAATCATGATCGCGGAGAAGGCGGCGGATATGATCAGGGGGCGGCAACTGGCGCGGGCTGCCTGA
- a CDS encoding NADPH:quinone oxidoreductase family protein — protein sequence MKAVRVSALAADLSGVALDDVAEPMRAPGQLLVRMRATSLNYPDLLMTRGEYQLKPPLPFVPGMEVAGDVIEADAASGFAPGDRVVCGTRLAAFAEIVACDASAARLIPPRLDYAMAASIGVASLTAYVALVRLGALATDDWVLVHGATGGVGLAAVDLAQALGARVIATSRSLEKLRVVADTYTAVATLPAPGFRDAVRDLTGGGADIVVDPVGGDVFDESTRCIAFGGRLMVVGFVSGRIATFPTNIALIKGFAVIGVRAGEHARRFPRLGTENLDAIWAMAGEGRLRPRVHAIYRLADWRNAFAAMATATHVGKIVLVP from the coding sequence TTGAAAGCGGTACGCGTCTCGGCGCTGGCGGCGGACCTGTCGGGCGTAGCGCTCGACGACGTCGCAGAGCCGATGCGGGCGCCGGGCCAGTTGCTCGTGCGCATGCGTGCGACTTCGCTCAACTATCCGGACTTGCTGATGACGCGCGGCGAGTATCAGCTGAAACCGCCGCTCCCGTTCGTGCCGGGCATGGAAGTCGCGGGCGACGTGATCGAGGCCGATGCAGCTAGCGGTTTCGCTCCCGGTGACCGGGTGGTGTGCGGCACGAGGCTCGCCGCGTTCGCCGAGATCGTCGCGTGCGATGCCAGCGCCGCCCGCCTCATTCCCCCGCGCCTAGACTATGCGATGGCAGCCTCGATCGGCGTCGCCTCCCTGACCGCCTATGTGGCGCTCGTCCGTCTGGGCGCACTTGCGACCGACGACTGGGTTTTGGTCCACGGTGCTACCGGCGGGGTCGGGCTTGCCGCGGTCGATCTCGCGCAAGCCCTGGGTGCGCGCGTAATCGCCACGTCGCGCTCGCTGGAAAAGTTGCGGGTCGTCGCCGACACCTACACGGCCGTCGCCACCCTGCCCGCGCCCGGCTTTCGCGACGCGGTGCGCGACCTGACCGGCGGGGGCGCGGATATCGTCGTCGATCCCGTGGGTGGCGACGTATTCGACGAGTCGACCCGCTGCATCGCATTCGGCGGACGCCTGATGGTCGTCGGGTTCGTCTCGGGCCGGATCGCGACGTTCCCGACCAACATCGCGTTGATCAAGGGTTTTGCCGTCATCGGCGTACGCGCCGGTGAACACGCCCGCCGCTTCCCGCGGCTCGGTACAGAGAACCTCGATGCGATATGGGCGATGGCAGGCGAAGGTCGCCTCCGCCCCCGCGTCCATGCCATCTACCGCCTGGCCGATTGGCGGAATGCCTTTGCCGCAATGGCAACCGCCACGCATGTCGGTAAGATCGTGCTCGTGCCTTGA
- a CDS encoding acyl-CoA dehydrogenase family protein, with protein MNFDYSDDQKFLKDEARKFLSAHCGSDRVRAVLDDAANAYDADLWKAVGEQGWLGAAIPEQFGGLGLGHIELCAIAEELGRACAPIPFASTVYFVAEALMLYGSDTQKVRWLPRIAAGDVIGAFATSEGAGPVTARSIHTSVSGGKLTGEKIPVTDGDVADLIIVLARDGLYLVEKGAGVTAEVLETLDPTRSAARLSFNDAPCEKLGSDDGIAAMQTVFDRAAVLLAFEQLGGADRCLEMAKGYALDRYAFGRQIGGYQAIKHKLADMYVKNELARSNAYYGAWALNADAAELPLAAATARVAASDAYWFASKENIQTHGGMGFTWESDCHLYYRRSRQLALVAGSPAAWRERLVGQLEMRNAA; from the coding sequence ATGAACTTCGATTATTCCGACGACCAGAAATTTCTCAAGGACGAAGCGCGCAAGTTCCTGTCCGCGCACTGCGGCAGCGACCGGGTCCGCGCAGTGCTCGACGATGCCGCCAACGCCTATGACGCTGATCTCTGGAAAGCGGTCGGCGAACAAGGCTGGCTCGGTGCAGCAATCCCCGAGCAGTTCGGCGGACTAGGCCTCGGCCATATCGAACTCTGCGCGATTGCCGAGGAACTCGGGCGGGCCTGCGCGCCGATCCCGTTCGCCTCGACCGTCTATTTCGTCGCCGAAGCGCTGATGCTGTACGGCAGCGACACCCAGAAAGTCCGATGGCTGCCGAGGATCGCGGCGGGCGACGTCATCGGCGCGTTCGCCACCTCGGAAGGTGCCGGCCCGGTCACCGCACGCTCGATCCACACCAGCGTTTCCGGCGGCAAGCTCACCGGCGAGAAGATTCCCGTCACCGATGGCGATGTCGCCGACCTGATTATCGTGCTCGCACGCGATGGGCTCTACCTCGTCGAGAAGGGCGCTGGCGTCACCGCCGAAGTCCTCGAAACGCTCGATCCGACCCGCAGCGCCGCCCGCCTCTCCTTCAACGATGCGCCTTGCGAAAAGCTTGGCAGCGACGACGGCATTGCCGCTATGCAGACGGTGTTCGATCGCGCCGCTGTCCTGCTCGCGTTCGAGCAACTCGGCGGCGCGGATCGCTGTCTTGAGATGGCGAAAGGCTACGCGCTCGATCGCTACGCGTTCGGCCGGCAAATCGGTGGCTACCAGGCGATCAAGCACAAACTCGCCGACATGTACGTCAAGAACGAACTCGCGCGCTCGAACGCGTATTATGGCGCGTGGGCGCTCAACGCGGACGCTGCGGAGTTGCCACTCGCCGCCGCCACCGCGCGCGTTGCCGCGTCCGACGCCTATTGGTTCGCGTCGAAGGAGAACATCCAGACGCATGGCGGGATGGGCTTCACCTGGGAGTCCGACTGCCACCTCTATTACCGCCGATCGCGCCAGCTTGCGCTCGTCGCAGGCTCACCCGCGGCGTGGCGCGAACGCCTCGTCGGCCAACTCGAAATGCGCAACGCCGCCTGA
- a CDS encoding acyl-CoA synthetase, whose amino-acid sequence MHPVAHALTTPDKPAYIMAATGETVTYRDLDVRANQGAHLLRSLGLRRGDGIAVLMDNSPRYLEVMWAAERTGVYCTCLSSKLTASEAAYIIRDGDCRVLIASKGCAELAAALVPMLDDVRRYVVDGAIDGYASYEAARDAKPATPIADPSPGGILLYSSGTTGKPKGVKHALSDEAFGTNISPLVMLGKGLYGFTPDMVYLSPAPLYHAAPLRWSMAVHQVGGTVVVMEHFDPEAALAAIERFHVTHAQWVPTHFIRLLKLPPEVRARYDVSSLKAVWHAAAPCPLPVKQAMIDWWGPIIGEYYAGTEGNGFCAISSAEWLTHQGSVGRNLTAQTMICDEDGNALPARSEGDVYFAGGGAFEYHNDPAKTAEAANAHGWTTLGDVGWLDEEGYLYLTDRKSFMIISGGVNIYPAEIENLLVTHPKVADVAVIGAPDDEMGEQVVAIVCPADPSEDRVQLAAELSAFARANLSHVKAPRRIDFRDTLPRHETGKLYKRLLRDEYWAKPKESA is encoded by the coding sequence ATGCACCCCGTCGCGCACGCGCTGACGACGCCCGACAAACCCGCCTACATCATGGCGGCGACGGGCGAGACGGTAACGTATCGCGACTTGGACGTACGGGCGAACCAAGGCGCGCATCTGCTCCGCTCGCTAGGACTGAGGCGTGGCGACGGCATCGCGGTGCTGATGGACAATTCGCCGCGCTATCTGGAGGTGATGTGGGCGGCGGAGCGCACCGGCGTCTACTGCACCTGCCTCTCGTCCAAACTGACCGCGAGCGAAGCGGCGTACATCATCCGCGACGGCGATTGCCGCGTGCTTATCGCGAGCAAGGGTTGCGCAGAGTTGGCAGCGGCCTTGGTTCCGATGCTCGATGACGTGCGGCGCTACGTCGTAGACGGCGCGATCGACGGGTACGCGTCTTACGAAGCCGCGCGCGATGCGAAACCCGCCACGCCCATTGCCGACCCGTCTCCCGGTGGAATTCTGCTCTATTCTTCGGGGACGACCGGCAAGCCCAAGGGCGTCAAGCACGCGCTGTCGGACGAGGCGTTTGGCACCAACATCTCGCCGCTCGTGATGCTCGGCAAGGGGCTGTACGGTTTCACGCCCGACATGGTCTATCTCTCGCCCGCGCCGCTCTATCACGCCGCGCCTTTGCGCTGGTCTATGGCGGTGCATCAGGTCGGCGGCACCGTCGTCGTGATGGAGCATTTCGACCCGGAAGCCGCACTCGCCGCGATCGAACGGTTCCACGTCACGCACGCGCAATGGGTGCCGACCCACTTCATCCGCCTGCTCAAACTGCCGCCCGAAGTCCGCGCTCGCTACGATGTGTCGTCGCTGAAAGCGGTGTGGCACGCGGCCGCCCCCTGCCCGCTGCCGGTCAAGCAGGCGATGATCGACTGGTGGGGCCCTATCATCGGCGAATATTACGCCGGCACCGAGGGCAACGGGTTCTGCGCGATCTCCAGCGCGGAGTGGCTGACGCACCAAGGCTCGGTCGGCCGCAACCTCACCGCGCAGACGATGATCTGCGACGAGGACGGCAACGCACTCCCCGCGCGTTCCGAAGGCGACGTCTATTTCGCGGGGGGCGGCGCGTTCGAATACCACAATGATCCCGCCAAGACCGCTGAGGCTGCCAACGCGCATGGCTGGACGACGCTCGGCGACGTCGGCTGGTTAGATGAGGAAGGCTATCTCTATCTCACCGACCGCAAGAGCTTCATGATCATCTCAGGCGGCGTGAACATCTACCCGGCTGAGATCGAGAACCTCCTCGTCACGCACCCGAAGGTCGCCGACGTCGCGGTGATCGGCGCGCCCGACGACGAGATGGGCGAGCAGGTGGTGGCGATCGTCTGTCCCGCCGATCCGTCCGAGGATCGCGTGCAGCTCGCCGCCGAACTCAGTGCCTTCGCCCGCGCGAACCTCAGCCATGTGAAAGCGCCGCGCCGGATCGACTTTCGCGACACGCTGCCGCGGCACGAGACGGGCAAGCTCTACAAGCGCCTGCTCCGCGACGAATATTGGGCGAAGCCTAAGGAGTCCGCATGA
- a CDS encoding TetR/AcrR family transcriptional regulator translates to MSSRVLLEDGAAPRADLAPRDWLEIGLQLLKDGGLRALKLRGLAQTLGASTGSFYHHFKDFDGYHAALAGYFVEAHIDPLIVTLSASELPPVERIRAFADHVRDHDMAQLALAMRAWAKSDARVAAAIREHDDTVMAFLVEQLVAHGFAPAEAGIRSYALLAIGLSQVHAAEGIERSVVREGLLTLLCER, encoded by the coding sequence TTGTCAAGCAGGGTATTGTTGGAAGACGGGGCGGCACCACGCGCAGATCTGGCGCCGCGCGACTGGCTGGAAATCGGCTTGCAGTTGCTCAAGGATGGCGGGTTGCGCGCGCTGAAGCTTCGCGGTCTGGCGCAGACGCTTGGCGCTTCGACGGGAAGCTTCTATCATCATTTCAAGGACTTCGATGGGTATCATGCGGCGCTTGCCGGGTATTTCGTCGAAGCGCATATCGATCCGTTGATCGTCACGCTGTCCGCGTCGGAGCTTCCACCGGTCGAGCGTATTCGCGCATTCGCCGATCATGTTCGCGACCACGACATGGCGCAGCTGGCCTTGGCGATGCGGGCCTGGGCGAAAAGCGACGCGCGGGTGGCGGCGGCGATCCGCGAGCATGACGACACGGTGATGGCGTTCCTCGTCGAGCAACTCGTGGCGCATGGGTTCGCGCCTGCCGAGGCGGGGATTCGCAGCTATGCGCTGTTGGCGATCGGCCTCAGCCAGGTCCATGCCGCCGAAGGGATTGAGCGCAGCGTCGTTCGCGAGGGATTGCTGACACTGCTGTGCGAGCGCTAG
- a CDS encoding SDR family NAD(P)-dependent oxidoreductase, producing the protein MDLANTAAVVTGGASGLGAATARAMAAKGVKVAIFDLQADKGEALADEIGGVFCKVDVTSDDSVDAGFAAARAAHGQERILVNCAGTGNAAKTAGRSKQDGSIKHFPLDAFDRIIQINLVGTFRCLAKSAAGMLTLEPGEDGERGAIVNTASAAAEDGQMGQAAYSASKAGVVGMTLPIARDLMSEGIRVNTILPGIFDTPLLAAAPQQVRDALAASVPFPKRLGRPEEFAALALTMIECGYFNGEDVRLDGAIRMAPR; encoded by the coding sequence ATGGACCTCGCAAACACTGCTGCCGTCGTGACCGGCGGCGCGTCGGGCCTGGGTGCCGCCACGGCGCGTGCGATGGCCGCCAAGGGGGTGAAGGTGGCGATCTTCGACCTTCAGGCGGACAAGGGCGAGGCGCTCGCGGACGAGATCGGCGGCGTGTTTTGCAAGGTCGACGTTACCTCCGACGACAGCGTCGATGCGGGGTTCGCGGCGGCGCGCGCGGCGCATGGCCAGGAGCGGATCCTCGTCAATTGCGCGGGAACGGGGAACGCGGCGAAGACTGCGGGGCGATCGAAGCAGGACGGATCGATCAAGCATTTTCCGCTCGATGCGTTCGACCGGATCATCCAGATCAACCTCGTCGGGACGTTCCGATGTCTCGCGAAGTCGGCGGCGGGGATGCTGACGCTGGAACCGGGCGAAGATGGCGAGCGGGGGGCGATCGTCAACACCGCGAGTGCTGCGGCGGAGGATGGCCAGATGGGGCAGGCCGCCTATTCCGCCTCGAAGGCGGGCGTGGTCGGCATGACCCTGCCGATCGCGCGCGACCTGATGAGCGAGGGGATCCGGGTGAACACGATCCTGCCGGGGATCTTCGACACGCCGTTGCTGGCCGCCGCCCCGCAGCAGGTGCGTGATGCGCTGGCGGCTTCTGTGCCGTTTCCGAAACGGCTCGGGCGGCCGGAGGAGTTCGCGGCGCTGGCGCTGACGATGATCGAATGCGGGTATTTTAATGGGGAGGATGTGCGGCTGGACGGCGCTATCCGGATGGCGCCGCGGTAA
- a CDS encoding acetyl-CoA C-acetyltransferase encodes MAEALIIDAVRTPRGIGKTGKGALAHMHPQHLAATVLKAIAERNKLDTADVDDIIWSTSTQRGEQSGDLGRMAALDAGYDVKASGTTLDRFCGGGITAVNFAAAQIMSGMEDLVIAGGTEMMSLTTTMMQDDMAAGKRPLGIGSGNARLDAAHPQSNQGICADAIASIEGIDRETLEALGLESQRRAAVAIAEGRFDRSLVPVTDDTGALVLEKDEYPRPDTTAEGLAALRPSFAGIADIPLDDKGTTYRKQINRRYPDVDIKHVHHAGNSSGVVDGAAAVLLASADYAAKHGLKPRARIVAMANMGDDPTLMLNAPVPAARKVLAKAGLTVDDIDLWEINEAFAVVAEKFIRDLKLDRDKVNVNGGSIALGHPIGATGAILIGTILDELERRDLKRGLVTMCAGGGMAPAIIIERV; translated from the coding sequence GTGGCCGAGGCACTGATCATCGACGCCGTCCGTACCCCGCGCGGTATCGGCAAGACCGGCAAGGGCGCGCTTGCGCACATGCACCCCCAACATCTCGCCGCGACCGTCCTGAAGGCGATTGCCGAGCGAAACAAGCTGGATACCGCCGATGTCGACGACATCATCTGGTCGACCTCGACTCAGCGCGGCGAACAGAGCGGCGATCTCGGGCGGATGGCGGCGCTCGATGCGGGCTATGACGTCAAGGCGAGCGGGACGACACTCGACCGGTTCTGCGGCGGCGGGATTACCGCGGTAAACTTCGCCGCGGCGCAGATCATGAGCGGGATGGAAGACCTCGTCATCGCCGGCGGCACCGAGATGATGTCGCTGACCACGACGATGATGCAGGACGACATGGCGGCGGGCAAGCGGCCACTCGGGATCGGCTCGGGCAACGCACGGCTCGACGCCGCGCATCCGCAATCGAACCAGGGCATCTGCGCCGACGCGATCGCCAGCATCGAGGGGATCGACCGCGAAACGCTCGAAGCGCTCGGGTTGGAGAGCCAGCGCCGCGCCGCGGTGGCTATCGCCGAAGGGCGGTTCGATCGCAGCCTCGTCCCCGTCACCGACGATACCGGTGCGCTGGTGCTCGAAAAGGACGAATACCCGCGACCCGATACAACCGCTGAGGGCCTCGCCGCGCTACGCCCTTCGTTCGCCGGGATTGCCGACATTCCGCTCGACGACAAGGGCACGACGTATCGCAAGCAGATCAATCGCCGCTATCCCGACGTCGATATCAAGCACGTCCATCATGCCGGCAATTCGTCGGGCGTGGTCGATGGCGCCGCCGCGGTGCTGCTCGCGAGTGCCGATTACGCCGCCAAGCATGGCCTCAAACCCCGCGCGCGGATCGTCGCGATGGCGAACATGGGCGACGATCCGACGCTGATGCTCAACGCGCCCGTTCCCGCGGCGCGGAAGGTGCTGGCGAAGGCCGGGCTTACGGTCGACGACATCGACCTGTGGGAGATCAACGAGGCGTTCGCGGTGGTCGCGGAGAAGTTCATCCGCGACCTGAAGCTCGATCGCGACAAGGTGAACGTCAACGGCGGCTCGATCGCGCTGGGTCATCCGATCGGCGCGACCGGGGCGATCCTGATCGGCACGATCTTGGACGAACTCGAACGCCGGGACCTGAAGCGCGGGCTCGTGACGATGTGCGCGGGCGGCGGGATGGCCCCGGCGATCATCATCGAGCGCGTCTGA
- a CDS encoding acyl-CoA dehydrogenase family protein, whose amino-acid sequence MDFKDSDAEATYRAAARAWLYAHIAEHDAGHYPDDMTRAKAWQARKAAGGYACITWPQEWGGGGGTPIESVIFGQEEAKHAVDGSYFTIGLGMCVPTVMAYADDATKHRFVGPAVRGDEIWSQLFSEPAGGSDVAAIRARAVRAKNADGSDDWVINGQKVWTSGAHYSDYGIVLVRTNPDVPKHQGLTMFWLDLKAPGIEIRPIHQMSGGSSFNEVWFEDVRIADAQRLGPVDGGWKVALFTLMNERLAIGTSGGVGPEDILAFAAQANGADGPLLKDTAFRQTLADWWVQSEGLRNTRMRTITALSKGQVPGPESSIGKIVAANQLQAIGNTAVEAGDQYGIISDPALTPLKGAFHAATMWAPGLRIAGGTDEILKNIIAERVLGLPGEIRVDKDQAFRDLPVGA is encoded by the coding sequence ATGGACTTCAAGGACAGCGACGCCGAAGCCACTTATCGCGCCGCGGCGCGCGCGTGGCTCTACGCGCACATCGCCGAACATGACGCCGGCCATTACCCCGACGACATGACCAGGGCTAAGGCGTGGCAAGCGCGGAAAGCGGCCGGCGGTTATGCGTGCATCACCTGGCCGCAGGAATGGGGCGGCGGCGGCGGCACCCCGATCGAAAGCGTCATTTTCGGCCAGGAAGAGGCGAAGCATGCGGTCGACGGCAGCTATTTCACGATCGGGCTCGGCATGTGCGTGCCGACCGTGATGGCCTATGCCGACGACGCGACCAAGCACCGCTTCGTCGGCCCCGCGGTGCGCGGTGACGAGATCTGGTCGCAGCTCTTCTCCGAACCCGCCGGCGGCTCCGACGTCGCCGCGATCCGTGCGCGTGCGGTGCGCGCCAAAAATGCCGACGGCAGCGACGACTGGGTGATCAACGGCCAGAAGGTCTGGACCTCGGGCGCGCATTACAGCGACTATGGCATCGTCCTGGTCCGCACCAACCCCGACGTGCCGAAGCACCAGGGGCTGACGATGTTCTGGCTCGACCTCAAGGCGCCGGGGATCGAGATCCGCCCGATCCACCAGATGTCCGGCGGATCGAGCTTCAACGAGGTCTGGTTCGAGGACGTCCGGATTGCCGACGCGCAACGCCTAGGCCCCGTAGACGGCGGCTGGAAAGTCGCGCTCTTCACACTGATGAACGAACGCCTCGCGATCGGCACGAGCGGCGGCGTCGGCCCCGAGGATATTCTCGCCTTCGCCGCCCAGGCCAACGGCGCAGACGGTCCGCTGCTGAAGGACACCGCGTTTCGCCAGACGCTCGCCGACTGGTGGGTGCAATCCGAAGGCCTGCGCAACACTCGGATGCGGACGATCACCGCGCTGTCGAAGGGTCAGGTCCCCGGTCCCGAAAGCTCGATCGGCAAGATCGTCGCCGCCAACCAGTTGCAGGCGATCGGCAACACCGCGGTCGAGGCGGGCGATCAATACGGCATCATATCCGACCCCGCGCTGACCCCGCTTAAAGGCGCGTTCCACGCCGCGACGATGTGGGCGCCGGGTTTGCGGATCGCCGGCGGCACCGACGAGATCCTCAAGAACATCATCGCCGAACGCGTCCTCGGCCTCCCCGGTGAAATCCGCGTCGACAAGGACCAGGCGTTCCGGGATTTGCCGGTGGGGGCTTGA
- a CDS encoding coniferyl aldehyde dehydrogenase, which translates to MTDMQTILAGQRDAFMDELPVTRAVRLDRLKRAAAMVRDNAAAFCDAVSEDFGHRSREQTMITDIGASLAPIAHAAKHLDRWLRRERRAVQFPLGLLGARAWVEYQPKGVIGIIAPWNFPVNLLMAPLAGVFAAGNRAMAKTSEYTPATAALFEDLVPKYFALDEFAVISGGADVGKTFAALPFDHLIFTGATAIGRHILHAAADNLTPVTLELGGKSPVILGALADIARATERVTLGKMMNAGQICLAPDYLLVPSANEAQVVDGIKAAASAMYPTLLANADYTSVVNDRHHQRLTDWIADARAKGATVEVVNPANEDFGAANSRKMPLHIVRDATDDMIVMQEEIFGPVLPIRRYDGIDDAIAQVNRRDRPLALYYFGTDDTERRRVMDRTISGGVTLDDVIFHVSMEDLPFGGSGPSGMGAYHGIDGFRTFSHARAVYKQSKLDVAKLAGLKPPYGAAAAKTIAGMMRG; encoded by the coding sequence ATGACCGATATGCAGACTATCCTCGCTGGCCAGCGCGATGCGTTTATGGACGAGCTGCCCGTCACCAGAGCGGTGCGCCTCGACCGGCTCAAGCGTGCGGCGGCGATGGTGCGGGATAATGCTGCGGCGTTCTGCGACGCGGTATCGGAGGATTTCGGACACCGTAGCCGCGAGCAGACTATGATCACCGATATCGGCGCTTCGCTTGCGCCCATCGCGCATGCCGCGAAGCATCTCGATCGGTGGTTGCGGCGGGAGCGGCGCGCGGTCCAGTTTCCACTGGGGCTGCTCGGGGCGAGGGCGTGGGTCGAATATCAGCCCAAGGGTGTCATCGGCATCATCGCTCCGTGGAATTTTCCGGTTAATCTCCTGATGGCGCCGCTCGCAGGCGTGTTCGCCGCGGGCAATCGCGCGATGGCGAAGACGAGTGAGTATACGCCCGCGACGGCCGCACTGTTCGAGGACCTCGTGCCGAAGTATTTCGCGCTGGACGAATTCGCCGTCATCTCGGGCGGTGCGGATGTCGGGAAGACGTTCGCCGCGCTGCCGTTCGACCATTTGATCTTCACCGGTGCGACTGCGATCGGTCGCCACATCCTCCACGCTGCCGCCGATAATCTTACGCCCGTCACGCTGGAACTCGGTGGCAAGTCGCCCGTCATTCTTGGCGCATTGGCGGATATCGCGCGGGCGACCGAACGCGTCACGCTCGGCAAGATGATGAACGCGGGGCAAATTTGCCTCGCGCCCGATTACCTGCTCGTGCCCTCCGCAAACGAGGCGCAGGTCGTCGACGGCATCAAGGCGGCGGCCAGTGCGATGTACCCAACGCTGCTTGCCAACGCCGACTACACGTCGGTCGTGAATGATCGTCACCACCAGCGGCTTACCGACTGGATCGCCGACGCCCGTGCGAAGGGCGCGACGGTCGAGGTCGTGAACCCCGCCAACGAGGATTTCGGCGCCGCCAACTCGCGGAAGATGCCGCTGCACATCGTCCGCGACGCGACCGACGACATGATCGTGATGCAGGAGGAGATCTTCGGCCCGGTCCTGCCAATCCGCCGCTACGATGGCATCGACGACGCGATCGCGCAGGTGAACCGCCGCGACCGGCCGCTCGCGCTCTATTATTTCGGCACCGATGACACCGAGCGCCGCCGCGTGATGGACCGGACGATTTCGGGCGGCGTGACGCTCGACGACGTGATCTTCCACGTCTCGATGGAGGACCTTCCCTTCGGCGGCAGCGGGCCGTCGGGGATGGGCGCGTATCACGGTATCGACGGCTTCCGCACGTTCAGCCATGCGCGGGCTGTCTACAAGCAATCGAAGCTCGATGTGGCCAAGCTTGCCGGGCTTAAGCCTCCTTATGGTGCGGCGGCGGCGAAGACAATCGCGGGGATGATGCGGGGGTGA